GAAATATCCAACTACATGATGTACCTACTGCGTGCAAAGCCAGAGATGTTAATGACGGGCACAAGGCGGAATCTGTTCATAGCCGCTTACAACAAACTCAAGGAAACCCGTGCTGCCCAAAACCACCGCTGGAGCAACGAGTGCGGGGGCGACCCATGGCCATGGGCCTGCGAAGGTTCTTGCACCGCTGCATGAATTCAAAAGAAGAAAATGAGCAACAAATCCTGGAGGAAAAATCAGTTGCAGAGAGAACAAGTGAACTTTCTCTACATTTTACAGCGACATTTCAGATATGCTATGTCTAGCTGGTCGGAATGCAAAGAACAAGTGAACTTTCTCTACATTTTACAGCGACATTGTACAAGTGGTCGAAATGATGTATGGCAACCGAACTTTCTGTACATTTTACAGCGGACACCGGTGATTTCTATGTCGAAATGAAACCGAAATTGTGTCGCCGTCGTAAATTTTGCGCGAACTGCTTCATGGATCCTCTGTAGATCTTCAGTCAGGCTCCGAGCTCGCGAAGCTCCCGCGCCagctcctccacctcccgccacGAGCTGCCGCCTTCGCGCaccgcggccgccgcctcctcggccagctccttgGCCCGCGTGGCCACCTCGGTCCACTCCTGCCCCTTCTCCACGACGGTCGACTCGAGCACGCGCACCAGCTCGTCGGCGCACGGCGCCGTGGCGACGCCGCCCCAGCAGAGCGGCACGGCGGCGCGCAGCTCGTCCACGAGAAGCCGCGCGTTCACGAACTGGTCGGACGTCATCGGCCACGCCAGGATGGTCACCCCGGCCGCCGCGGACTCCAGCACCGAGTTCCACCCGCAGTGCGTCACGAACCAGCCCACCGCCCGGTGCCGCAGCGCGGCCACCTGCGGCGCCCACCCGCGGATCACCGTGcccctgccgcccgccgccgcgcgctCCTCGAACCCGCCCGGGAGCGTCACCGCCGGCCCGACCGCCCACACGAACGCCGCGCCGGTCTTCTCCAGGGCGGTGGCCAGGGCCGCCGCGTGAGCCGGCTGCAGCACCGCCATGCTCCCGAAGCTGATGTACACGACGGACTTGTCCTCGAACTTGTCGAGCCAGGCGCACaggtcggccgcggccaccgccgtcTCGCCGCCGCGGTTGCCCGCAGCGTCGGCCTCCGGCGCCAGCGGACCCACCGCGCGCACGCGCCGGAAGCCCAGGTCGGCGAGAGGCGCCTCCAGGTACCGCCCCTCGAGCCGCCGGAACGTGTTCGACACGAACGCCGAGCAATCCAGGTTCCAGAGGAAGTTCCTCCTGACCCCCTCCGTAACCTCGTCGCCCTCCTTGTACGTTCGGTAGAGCAAGCTGAGCTGCCGCCACGGGTACGCCGGGGCGCCCGGGAGATCCGGGAAGGCGATCGGGCACTCCTCGTCGCTCTCGTTCTCGCGCCTGGGCAGCCGGCGCAGGAGCGAGTGGAGCACGGCGGTGGCGTAAGCAGCAGACGACGAGAACGCGACGCGAGGGAGGCCGAGCTCGGCGGCGAGCGGCTGCGTCCACCCGCAGAAGAAGTCGGAGAGTACGGCGACGACGCGGTCGGGGGTGCCCGAGCGGGCGCGCACCCAGGAGCCGAGCGGGGCGCGGAGCCCCGCGAAGGCGACGATGAGCGCGCCGAAGAGCACGGGCGGGCACCCCTTGGCGCTCTCGACGCCGGCGGGGAAGGCCGggtgggaggggaaggggagggtgaGCGCGCGGACGGCGCCGCCCGGGTGCGCGGCGAGGAGGGGCGCGAGGAGCGGGGCGGTGCCGGGCGTGGCGACGACGGTGAGGCGGAGCccgcgggcggcgaggaggccgaccAGGTCGAGCAGCGGGATCGTGTGGCCCTGCGCCGGGTACGGGACGACCAGGACGTGGGGCGCCGGAGCGGTGGAGCtatcggtggtggcgccggcggccATTGCTATGGTGGCAGTGGTGGTGGTGTCGCGGTGAATTGCGACCTGGGGTGGGGTGCGACGTCTGCGGTGTTTGGTCGCACTTCTCCCTCTCTCAAAAAAAGTCTAGGTCCAATCTCGGCCGAAATATTGTACTTAATCCTTTTTTTCACGTTTGATCGAGATATCGTTAGATTCGTTCCTGACTTTGTACTCCAACGGCTCCATGCAAAGACATGGTTGGGCAGAATTGACAAATTTAATCTAaggacgaaatcaaatcacagaataaactgtccgtgaaactatttcacacggctgacctttttgtgtgacgcccgacatgaagtcgccacactacactgtgcaacgcctcacaGATAGGCGCTACACGCCTGGCCAGCGTGACACCCGTGTGATCCgaaaattactaagtcagtgtgcagtgcctgagagctaggcgccacattatacagtgtagcgcctagctcctaggcgttgcactagtggttgcttcattttgtagtgcaaccgctagtgcagcgcctgagagctaggcgccacactatacagtgcagcgcctagctcttaggcTCTGCACAATGACTTAGCAATTTTTAGGCAGTCTGGGGTGCAACGCTGGCCAGGCGTGTAGCGCCTATCTGTGAGGCGTTACACGGTGTAGTGTGGCGTCttcgtgtcgggcgtcacacaaaaaggtcagccgcgtgaaatagtttcacggacagttcattctgtgatttgatttcgtccaCAGGTCAATTTTGTCAAATTTGCCACATGGTTGGCCCCCTCCGGGTGGGCTTTTGCTAGTCCTGgtcatgggaagcccggcccggcccggcccgacgctgcttCCGGGCCAAGCTCGAGCCTAGATTTTGAGCCTGATGGCCGGGCCGGGCCCAGGCCAGTTGTTTTTTCACTTTTCTAATGCCTCTCCTCGACCTCGTATCATCAAACGACATATGACACCGAAGGTGCTGCAGGCGACCTACTGCAAGGGGTGTCAAAGATGTTGTAGGGGGTTGTTGCATGGCGCCGCCGATGCTGAAAGCGGTGGACACCACCATTTCTCGCTATTGCGTGCTAGCTGTGGGTCGCGACGAGAGGCCGTCGAATGTTGCAAGACAATTGCGTTGTCGAGGTGGTGGCCATGATGATGCTCTGGCGGTGGACGCGGAACGACAAATGTTGTTGCAATGAGGCGACGGCTTCCTGCAAGTGGAGAACGGGAGACCGAAGGCTGCTGCTATGTGATGTTACGAGTGGAGCGATGAGACGACGATGGCCATTGCGAGCCAGACGACGAGTGCAACGAGAAGGGTGCAGCTTTCATGTGAGTGTTGCTGCATCGGGGAAGAGATACACGATGGATCGAGGGTGTACACATATCACATCTAACGGTTGGGCCGACTGATTTCCCATTCTCTACAGGCAGTTGGTGTCTAGTGCTGACGTCATTATCTCACCTACCTGGCTTTTGGGCCGTTAAAGCTTCGGATTTAGGACCCGAAGGCCACCTTTAGGCGAGAAGTGCTAAGCCGAGAGAGCTCCTATTCGGCGCTGTCAGTGCCAGTTAGGGTTGCTGGCACTCGCACGCGACACGTAGCGGGTTGGTCCAGCAACGTGCTAAAAAATCAAATGCAAAGAAAAAGAGTTGACAAATTCTATGTGAGGTGGGATCCAAACTCACACATCTATATATTAAGAaacaattccttatttaacactattcTAAATTTCGTTTTCTTATTGACACTGATAAACTTTTTCTTCCCTATCTAACAATGAGTttaaattttatgccttttataaCATTTTTGTTCATTTTAAGCCTAAATAGCATTTAAAAAGACCCTTTTGCCCCTCATGTTATGTGTGTGTGCAGGGCAGTAGCGCACACACGCAGCATCAGTGTGCGAGCAGTAGCACACACGTAGCAGCAcatacacacgcacacgcacacgcagcaGCAGCACACACGCACACAACACACTCACAGACAGCAACACACACGCAATAGTAGCAGCAGCACGGATGCACACAGTGTTGGCGCTGCCTCTCGcaacacctcttcttcttcctccgttgcCTCATACAAGTCTCTTTTTTGCTTTCTCTCTCAACACAAAGAACACGTATGACCAGGgaaacacacccacacacactaGCAGCAAGGAAGAGGAACAATGGCTTTGCCAAGAGGTCAGCTCCTTGGTTCACACGAGAGACGACCGTCACTCTCGCCCACTATGTgtaatatgcaacatatatagggtTGGACTCACGCATGCACCAACTATCCTGCACTCTTGCCCACTAACCCATAACCTGGCCTTAGATAAAAAAAAACCATAACCTGGCCACTAGCTAATCCCTGTCTACATGCATGCCCAAGTCTAGAACTTGTGCAGCATCCCATAACCTTTTTTCCCCTTATGGCCACACAATCTGGCCTGCATGCAATGTGTACAAACGCGATCAAGCACTAACAGACTAACTAACTCACCTTATCTCTAGTGCTCAAGTGACATGCAACACACCCATGATCCACACTTGCATTGTATAACATATAACAAGATTAATCCTAATGCGCAGCACACGGGCACGCAACagcgcgcacacacgcacacatgcaataGCAAACCCACATGCAGTAGCACACACGCACACCCGCGGCAGTAGCACACATGTACAcgcgcgcacacacgcacacaaacATACTACATGAGGGCAAAATGGTCTTTTCAGATATCATTCAGGCTTAAAATGGACACAAGTGttataaaaggcataaaatttagactcgCTGTCAAATAAGGAAGAAATTATTTATCGATGTCAAATAGGGCATAAAATTTAGACGcaatgttaaataaggaattctctagACATTGGCGCAATAACCACTAGACCGAGCTCACTTTGT
This portion of the Triticum dicoccoides isolate Atlit2015 ecotype Zavitan chromosome 7A, WEW_v2.0, whole genome shotgun sequence genome encodes:
- the LOC119328165 gene encoding flavonol 3-O-glucosyltransferase UGT89B1-like; the encoded protein is MAAGATTDSSTAPAPHVLVVPYPAQGHTIPLLDLVGLLAARGLRLTVVATPGTAPLLAPLLAAHPGGAVRALTLPFPSHPAFPAGVESAKGCPPVLFGALIVAFAGLRAPLGSWVRARSGTPDRVVAVLSDFFCGWTQPLAAELGLPRVAFSSSAAYATAVLHSLLRRLPRRENESDEECPIAFPDLPGAPAYPWRQLSLLYRTYKEGDEVTEGVRRNFLWNLDCSAFVSNTFRRLEGRYLEAPLADLGFRRVRAVGPLAPEADAAGNRGGETAVAAADLCAWLDKFEDKSVVYISFGSMAVLQPAHAAALATALEKTGAAFVWAVGPAVTLPGGFEERAAAGGRGTVIRGWAPQVAALRHRAVGWFVTHCGWNSVLESAAAGVTILAWPMTSDQFVNARLLVDELRAAVPLCWGGVATAPCADELVRVLESTVVEKGQEWTEVATRAKELAEEAAAAVREGGSSWREVEELARELRELGA